A genome region from Pseudanabaena sp. Chao 1811 includes the following:
- a CDS encoding NAD(P)/FAD-dependent oxidoreductase produces the protein MLRITEIKLPLDHPEDALKLAILKKLQIKPEELTNYSIFKRSYDARKKTDIYLVYIVDVETSVEKQLLAKFQADPHISITPDMSYHHVAKAPSNLKTRPIVIGLGPAGMFAGLMLAQMGFRPIILERGKAVRDRTADTFNFWKKRAAFNPESNAQFGEGGAGTFSDGKLYSQVKDPQHYGRKVLTEFVNAGASPEILYINKPHIGTFKLVGIVQNFRARIEELGGEIHFQSRVEDIDIQNGKAKGVTLASGEYIASNHIVLAVGHSARDTFQMLYNHGVYIEAKPFSIGFRIEHPQTLIDRARFGDYAGHKTLGAADYKLVHHCKNGRSVYSFCMCPGGLVVAATSEVGRVVTNGMSQYSRNERNANSGIVVGITPDDYPEHPLAGIDFQRRLESHAFELGGGTYAAPAQLVGDFLANRPSKALGTVHPSYTPDVLLGDLSESLPDYAIAAIREAIPEFNKKIKGFAMDDAMLTGVETRTSSPIRIKRNEKYQSLNTEGLFPAGEGAGYAGGILSAGIDGIKVAEAVALSILEASP, from the coding sequence ATGTTACGAATTACTGAGATTAAACTACCCTTAGATCATCCTGAAGATGCGCTGAAATTAGCAATTCTCAAAAAGCTGCAAATTAAGCCAGAAGAATTAACTAATTATTCTATTTTTAAGCGTAGTTATGATGCGCGAAAGAAAACAGATATTTACTTGGTTTACATCGTTGATGTTGAGACATCTGTAGAGAAGCAGTTATTAGCAAAATTCCAAGCAGATCCACATATCTCAATTACGCCAGACATGAGTTATCACCATGTAGCCAAGGCTCCTAGTAATTTAAAAACTCGTCCTATTGTCATCGGTCTGGGGCCCGCAGGGATGTTTGCAGGGCTAATGTTGGCGCAAATGGGATTTCGTCCGATTATTTTAGAACGGGGTAAGGCAGTACGCGATCGCACTGCCGACACCTTTAATTTCTGGAAAAAAAGAGCAGCTTTTAATCCTGAATCTAATGCTCAATTTGGTGAAGGTGGTGCAGGCACTTTCTCCGATGGGAAACTCTATAGCCAAGTCAAAGACCCACAACACTATGGGCGCAAAGTTCTCACCGAATTTGTGAATGCAGGAGCCTCACCTGAAATTCTCTATATCAATAAGCCGCATATTGGGACATTTAAGCTTGTTGGCATCGTCCAGAATTTCCGTGCCAGAATTGAAGAACTTGGTGGAGAAATCCATTTTCAAAGTCGAGTAGAAGATATTGATATTCAAAATGGCAAAGCGAAGGGAGTGACCCTTGCTAGTGGCGAATATATTGCTAGCAATCATATAGTTTTGGCTGTCGGTCATAGTGCCCGTGACACCTTCCAAATGCTCTACAACCACGGCGTATATATCGAAGCAAAACCTTTCTCGATTGGTTTCAGAATTGAGCATCCACAAACGCTCATTGATCGCGCTAGATTTGGTGATTATGCAGGACATAAAACCTTAGGTGCTGCTGATTACAAACTAGTACATCACTGCAAAAATGGTCGCTCGGTTTATAGCTTCTGTATGTGTCCGGGGGGATTAGTCGTGGCGGCAACTTCGGAAGTTGGGCGTGTAGTGACTAATGGCATGAGTCAATATTCGCGCAATGAACGCAATGCCAATAGTGGTATCGTCGTAGGCATTACCCCCGATGATTATCCAGAGCATCCCCTTGCAGGTATTGATTTTCAGCGTCGTTTAGAATCCCATGCCTTTGAGCTTGGTGGCGGAACCTATGCAGCTCCTGCTCAGTTAGTCGGAGATTTTCTGGCGAATCGTCCTTCTAAGGCTCTCGGCACTGTGCATCCATCCTATACACCAGATGTACTTTTGGGCGATCTCAGTGAGAGTTTGCCTGACTATGCGATCGCTGCCATTCGTGAAGCGATTCCCGAATTTAATAAAAAAATCAAGGGGTTTGCGATGGATGATGCCATGCTCACAGGCGTGGAAACGCGCACTTCTTCGCCAATTAGAATTAAGCGCAATGAAAAATATCAAAGTCTAAATACCGA
- a CDS encoding transposase, whose amino-acid sequence MESIVKHAQGLVYSLICLMPSVYQKASLNAILGLFLEAQGHPYPEHTQVKSASALSRFLNHYNWSTRGLIRATRLSILGQIAKHRPSKRVPLKILIDLTTLEKSGKFLHLSNPTPNEPDPWVRILNGKRGLHLVVLYLVYGEWRVPWSFRVWRGKGYSSPSDLACKLLGTVPKQLTQGKTVIVLADTEFSTVKFFNAVRAKSWRIVVGVRNNRKLQDGRTVKQLYPHGKRGQLILLEGLSTPLTISWFWLKRADSKRELRFVVSSHPYSGAYLVMLGRKRWAIEGFFKTIKHRFGLHCFGQSTKLGVYRWLILSLLSYLLAHWIDQWSFPPILDWKATCDLTLSVLFPSVLWLKLLRYLQISADIAARHGFEIILKPIPT is encoded by the coding sequence ATGGAAAGCATCGTTAAGCACGCCCAAGGTTTAGTGTATAGCCTAATTTGTCTGATGCCAAGTGTGTATCAAAAAGCAAGTCTGAATGCAATATTAGGGCTATTTCTGGAAGCGCAAGGGCATCCCTATCCAGAACATACACAGGTAAAATCAGCGAGTGCATTAAGCCGATTTCTCAATCACTATAACTGGTCAACAAGAGGACTAATTCGAGCAACAAGGCTGTCAATTTTGGGGCAAATCGCCAAGCATCGCCCATCGAAGAGAGTGCCATTAAAGATACTGATAGACCTGACCACCTTAGAAAAAAGCGGCAAGTTTTTACATTTGAGCAATCCCACCCCAAACGAACCAGACCCATGGGTGAGAATCCTCAACGGAAAGCGAGGACTACATCTGGTTGTACTGTATCTGGTCTATGGAGAGTGGCGCGTACCATGGAGTTTTAGAGTATGGCGCGGCAAAGGATACTCCAGTCCCTCTGACTTAGCTTGTAAGTTATTGGGGACAGTACCCAAGCAACTAACCCAAGGCAAGACTGTGATTGTCCTTGCTGATACTGAGTTTAGTACGGTGAAGTTTTTCAATGCTGTCCGCGCCAAGTCTTGGCGCATCGTTGTCGGTGTCCGCAACAATCGTAAACTTCAAGATGGACGTACCGTCAAACAACTTTATCCCCATGGCAAACGTGGACAACTAATTTTACTGGAAGGGCTAAGTACGCCTTTGACGATCTCTTGGTTCTGGCTCAAAAGAGCCGATAGTAAACGGGAGTTACGCTTTGTGGTCTCTTCTCATCCTTATTCTGGCGCTTATCTGGTGATGTTAGGTCGTAAGCGTTGGGCGATTGAGGGATTCTTCAAAACCATCAAACATCGCTTTGGTTTGCATTGTTTTGGGCAATCTACAAAACTTGGCGTTTATCGTTGGCTTATCCTCTCTCTGCTTTCTTATCTTTTGGCTCATTGGATTGATCAATGGTCGTTTCCTCCCATCTTGGACTGGAAAGCTACCTGTGATTTAACCCTTTCTGTTTTATTCCCTTCTGTCCTTTGGTTGAAACTTCTCAG